The Candidatus Neomarinimicrobiota bacterium genome contains the following window.
GTCAGATATCGAGAACACTCCACCCCAACCTCTAATGGCAGATTGTATATCGTGTCATATCGATCGCTCTGTCTCAACGGCCTGTCAGGATTGTCATGCTCCAAATTTTGTCTTGAGACCTGCCAATCATTCAGTGGACTGGCTGCAAGAACATGAAATTGAAGCTTTAACAGCCTCCAGTGATTGCTTGCAGTGTCATGTTCAAATCACCTGCGACAATTGCCATTCTGGTTCGAATCTTGGTCGTGATGATTTTGGATACTTGAATCCACTTCCAACTTTCAGAACAGATCTGCAGGGTGAGCGAATGACTCTTGATCGTGTTCACGATTTAAATTATGAATTTACCCACGGAATAGATGCAGATACAAAGTTGTATGAATGTGGTAGCTGTCATGAAACACAAACCTTTTGCACAGATTGTCATCAGAATAATAGCAATCCCTTGTTGAACAAGCCTCAGTTTCATGGTGGTTTGAATTGGGGCGCTATCAAGTATCCAATGGGTACTGATTTTTCAAATAATATTGATGGTGGTGCCCATGCTGAATTGGCACGTATGGATATCGAAAGATGCCAGTCCTGTCACGATGTGGAAGGGGCTGATCCAAATTGTGTTAGTTGTCATTCTGATGTAGATGGCGTTCAGTTTACAGATCCCAGAACCCACCTTCCTGGATTCATGTCCGATGTTCAGGGAGACTGGTGCGAAAGTGAATCATCCATGTGTTTTGTATGTCATACGAAAGAAGATAAAGGACTGGGCTTTTGCGCATATTGTCATCAATAGTAGCCCTTGGGACACTTATGGTTGTGAGTTGTTCACAACCTAACGATGATCTCACGAGTGAGCTACCTCACCAGGTAAGCTACAATAGCCACATTCAAGTCATTTTGGAAAAGAGTTGTGTGCGGTGCCACGGTGGAACCGTTACCCATGGCATAGATTTTTCCAGTTATTCAAAAATCCTTGAATCTGTGGGAAATGATCCTTCAGAGGATATCATTGTTATTGGGAACGCTCAATCAAAGATATTGAGAAGCAAATTGAATCCTGAATATGGTCCAATGTATAAATACCTCAGTGATCCGCTGGAGTACGATATGATTTACAAATGGATAGTTGAGGACAATCTGGCGGAAAATCTATGATAAATGACTCCGACATGGCTGAATCCCTTGAATTTTAAAAATAATATTGGAAAAAGTAATGAGTGAAATGCCTATAGATTCAGAGGAAAATGAACCAAAGCTGACCTCACGACGCACTTTCCTAGATAGCATGCTGGGGCTCACCTTGTTAGGCTGGTTGGGTGCAATGATTTATCCAGTTCTTCGATATCTGGTTCCGCCCAAGCAGCCAGATTTGAACGTGAGTAGTCTGGATGCCGGTCTGCTGGAAACCTTCAAAACAAATACAGCTAAAATTATGCGCTTTGGTCGGAAGCCAGTCATTATTGTCAGAGAGAAAAGCGGTGATTTTAAAGCGCTATCGGCCACCTGTACTCATCTTGATTGTACCGTACAATATAAAGAAGATACCGAACAAATCTGGTGTGCCTGTCATAATGGTATTTATGATTTGGAAGGTCGAAATATTTCTGGACCGCCACCGAAGCCACTAATCCCTTATAATGTGACCATCAAGGACGAGAAAATACTTATTACTAAAGGCGAGAGTGTTTGATGTCTGCTTTGACCTGGCTTGAAGAACGATTTGATATCGCCGCGGTAACAAAGTTTGCATCAAAAAAACAGGTGCCGATATTCTACGGAACGATATGGTATTATCTAGGAGGCATATCACTCTTCCTGTTTATCATCCAGATTCTGACCGGAATGCTACTGGCCCTGTATTACCAACCCGGCGCAGAAACTTCATTTGAAAGTCTCAAATTTATTGTAAGCAAGGTTGAATTTGGCTGGTTGATGCGTGAAATACATAGTTGGGCTGCCAATCTTTTTGTACTCACCATATTTATGCACATGTTCACAGTATTTTTTTCCAAAGCCTACCGGAAGCCTAGAGAGCTCACCTGGGTTACGGGTATGATTCTGCTGGGTCTGGCCATGTTTTTCGGTTTTTCGGGATATTTGTTGCCCTGGAATGAATTGGCTTATTTTGCAACTAAAGTTGGAACTGATATCGCCGGTGCAGTCCCCTTTATAGGCGATTTCCTGGTGAAGGTCCTGCGTGCAGGGGATGATGTGTCCGGAGCTACCCTAACCCGGTTTTATAGTATCCACACCTCTATTCTACCGCTGATATTCTTTGTGGTTCTTGGTGTCCATTTGATCTTGATCCAAGTCCAGGGTATGAGCGTGCCTGCCTCCATCGAAAGCACGCCACCCAGCAAACGAAAATCCATGCCCTTCTTTCCTAATTTTGTAGTTAGGGATTTGGTCGTTTGGCTGATAGTCCTGAACATCATAGCACTTCTCGCAGTCTTTTTCCCTTGGGAACTGGGACTAAAAGCCGATTCTTTGGCCTCAGCTCCTGCAGGCATTCGGCCAGAATGGTATTTTATGTTCATGTTTCAGACCTTAAAACTTTTGCCGTCCCATGTGTGGCTCCTTGAAGGTGAAGTGTTTGGAATACTTTTGTTTGGATTAGGTGGCCTGGTCTGGCTCCTCATTCCCTTTCTTGAGAGGCCAAAACATTCCCAGTTATGGTCAATTTTTGGGATTGGGATGCTGGCCTATATGATCGTACTTACTGTGTGGGGATATGTCGTATGAGGTCTGTGATTATACTTTTGTTTATCGTACTCCTGGTAACTCCAATTATTGGTCAGATTCCTGATGATGCATGCTACCAGTGTCACATCGAAATGGATGTTGATCAGGATGAAGCGGATCAACTTTTTCAAAATTATGCCAATGATATTCATGCCCAGAAGGGATTGAGTTGTGCCGATTGTCATGGAGGCGATCCAGAAGCTTTTGATGACGAAGATGAGTCCATGTGGGACAATGATAGCTATCTCGGTGAAATAACCCGTTTGGATGAAATAGAGATGTGTGGAAAATGCCATAGCGATGCGGCCTATATGCGTCAATTTTCGGTTTCGGTTTCAACGGACCAGGAGAGTCAATATTGGACAAGCAAACACGGGATCGAGTTACAAAAAGGGAATCAAAAGGTTGCCACCTGTACCGATTGTCATGAGGTGCATGGGATATTGGAAACCAGTAACCCCAATTCAAGCGTGTATGACTTAAATGTACCGGAGACTTGTTCAAAATGTCATGCCTCGGAAACATATATGGCGGGTCAGCTAGAATCTACAAGTCAATTCGATGACTATATCGCCTCGGTTCATGGAATCGCCTTGCTTGAGAAGAAAGATATTTTCGCTCCTGCCTGTAACGACTGTCATGGCAATCATGGAGCTGCTCCTCCTAAAGTGGGATCAAT
Protein-coding sequences here:
- a CDS encoding cytochrome c3 family protein, translating into MRSVIILLFIVLLVTPIIGQIPDDACYQCHIEMDVDQDEADQLFQNYANDIHAQKGLSCADCHGGDPEAFDDEDESMWDNDSYLGEITRLDEIEMCGKCHSDAAYMRQFSVSVSTDQESQYWTSKHGIELQKGNQKVATCTDCHEVHGILETSNPNSSVYDLNVPETCSKCHASETYMAGQLESTSQFDDYIASVHGIALLEKKDIFAPACNDCHGNHGAAPPKVGSIKEICGSCHAQNRDLFKKSHLNDIFIKEGIPQCESCHGNHRIIKPTDRFLDWGAESVCIRCHEDGGKAQEMATELFGIIDSLRSDLDSARILVDQAEIKGMEISDLYFNLEDAHNALIHTRTSIHSFDVNYVRETAAPGMVANSEAKLNAQAALAEFEFRRKGLFVASLIISLLALLVYLKIKQFESRK
- a CDS encoding cytochrome c3 family protein, with translation MMLSKQGCKILFLALLTASLLSGQTAPENALIFSHDLHVNEEGLDCLDCHPDDDVENSMLATDRLLPDEDACMTCHDDWQEDETCERCHTGEQPFVARIFPPENFLFPHQSHLSVAKLECEICHGNMSDIENTPPQPLMADCISCHIDRSVSTACQDCHAPNFVLRPANHSVDWLQEHEIEALTASSDCLQCHVQITCDNCHSGSNLGRDDFGYLNPLPTFRTDLQGERMTLDRVHDLNYEFTHGIDADTKLYECGSCHETQTFCTDCHQNNSNPLLNKPQFHGGLNWGAIKYPMGTDFSNNIDGGAHAELARMDIERCQSCHDVEGADPNCVSCHSDVDGVQFTDPRTHLPGFMSDVQGDWCESESSMCFVCHTKEDKGLGFCAYCHQ
- a CDS encoding cytochrome bc complex cytochrome b subunit → MSALTWLEERFDIAAVTKFASKKQVPIFYGTIWYYLGGISLFLFIIQILTGMLLALYYQPGAETSFESLKFIVSKVEFGWLMREIHSWAANLFVLTIFMHMFTVFFSKAYRKPRELTWVTGMILLGLAMFFGFSGYLLPWNELAYFATKVGTDIAGAVPFIGDFLVKVLRAGDDVSGATLTRFYSIHTSILPLIFFVVLGVHLILIQVQGMSVPASIESTPPSKRKSMPFFPNFVVRDLVVWLIVLNIIALLAVFFPWELGLKADSLASAPAGIRPEWYFMFMFQTLKLLPSHVWLLEGEVFGILLFGLGGLVWLLIPFLERPKHSQLWSIFGIGMLAYMIVLTVWGYVV
- a CDS encoding Rieske (2Fe-2S) protein, translating into MSEMPIDSEENEPKLTSRRTFLDSMLGLTLLGWLGAMIYPVLRYLVPPKQPDLNVSSLDAGLLETFKTNTAKIMRFGRKPVIIVREKSGDFKALSATCTHLDCTVQYKEDTEQIWCACHNGIYDLEGRNISGPPPKPLIPYNVTIKDEKILITKGESV